Genomic DNA from Paucilactobacillus hokkaidonensis JCM 18461:
TTTTACCGAATCTGGTGAATTAGTCCCTGTCACTGTTGTTGACGTTACTCCCAACGTTGTTTTACAAGTTAAAACACTTGAAAATGATGGTTACGATGCTGTTCAATTAGGCTTCGATGACAAACGTGAAGTGCTCAGCAACAAGCCCGAACAAGGTCATGTAGCAAAAGCAAAAGCTACTCCTAAGCGCTTCATCAGTGAAATTCGTGATGCGCGATTAGGAGAAGATACAAAAGTCGGTGACGAAGTTAAAGCAGATTTATTTGCAGCTGATGAAGCTGTCGACGTCACAGGTACGACTAAGGGACATGGTTATCAAGGTAACATCCATAAGGATGGACAAAGCCGCGGTCCTATGTCTCATGGTTCTCGTTATCACCGTCGCCCAGGTTCACTTGGTGCAATTATTAACCGAGTGTTCAAGGGTAAGCCACTTCCAGGACGTATGGGTGGCAACACAGTTACAATGCAGAATTTAAAAATTGTCCGTGTTGATACAGACAACAATGTTTTATTGATTAAGGGAAATGTTCCTGGCGCCAACAAATCATATGTGACTGTTCAAAACTCGGTTAAAGCAAACACAAAGAAAAATCTTAGCAAACAAAAAAATAAAGCTTAAGAAGGGAGGAACTAGGTAATGACAACAAGCGTTGCATTATACAAACAAGATGGAAGTCAAAAAGGCTCAGTTGAATTAAATGCTGATGTATTCGGTATTGAACCAAATGAAAATGTCGTTTTTGATGCAGTTTTGCGTCAGCGTGCTTCACTTCGCCAAGGAACACATGCGGTTAAAAATCGTAGTGCCGTTCGTGGTGGTGGAAAGAAGCCATGGCGTCAAAAGGGAACAGGTCGTGCTCGTCAAGGATCAATTCGATCACCACAATGGCGTGGCGGTGGAGTTGTCTTCGGACCAACACCTCGTTCATACAGTTTCAAATTACCTCGCAAGGTTCGCCAATTAGCAATTAAATCAGCCTTATCACAAAAGGTATTGGATGATAATTTAGTTGTTGTCGATGCATTATCGTTTGACCAACCAAAAACAAAGGAATTTTCTGCTGTTT
This window encodes:
- the rplC gene encoding 50S ribosomal protein L3, which codes for MTKGILGKKVGMTQVFTESGELVPVTVVDVTPNVVLQVKTLENDGYDAVQLGFDDKREVLSNKPEQGHVAKAKATPKRFISEIRDARLGEDTKVGDEVKADLFAADEAVDVTGTTKGHGYQGNIHKDGQSRGPMSHGSRYHRRPGSLGAIINRVFKGKPLPGRMGGNTVTMQNLKIVRVDTDNNVLLIKGNVPGANKSYVTVQNSVKANTKKNLSKQKNKA
- the rplD gene encoding 50S ribosomal protein L4, which translates into the protein MTTSVALYKQDGSQKGSVELNADVFGIEPNENVVFDAVLRQRASLRQGTHAVKNRSAVRGGGKKPWRQKGTGRARQGSIRSPQWRGGGVVFGPTPRSYSFKLPRKVRQLAIKSALSQKVLDDNLVVVDALSFDQPKTKEFSAVLNNLKVTEKTLLVLDKDSQNAALSAHNLPNVTVVYANGVNTLDVVNNNKLVITQSALSQVEEVLA